The following proteins are encoded in a genomic region of Pagrus major chromosome 16, Pma_NU_1.0:
- the nin gene encoding uncharacterized protein nin isoform X2 has protein sequence MDDAQEQDQYEERLKEVFNSFDASGCGSLCPEELSDLCLSLHLDDATPALLQTLLQNQDRLTARVDFDQFKNALILVLSSTIEPPQEEQETVSTRESPEIQPKFVKGSKRYGRRSTPEFIEPISDLSEVRTANPEEREDLEDNYDSAVPRKRERWNAHEANTEEYEAEGQMHLWNPDEPSTPRGSIASLSACLEERLREACGELAIPWVGCAGHTELLALCEHLGLEVNMDVLQSLTGDGVMNVQEFVSRVVNQNKPPTPSASTPYRQLKRHHSTQPFDEGGRRIATPSALTSTIGMRLFSTLDDGTGFTPVEHILDAWLEEGIENSTEILQALNFDLDGKLSLGDLTMALENELLVTKNGIHQAALASFKAEIRYLLERVDRELREKEKIRSDLEKAEKLKAQLATEVDEHHSAIEHTNNLNLRKLEQDHKEKLAAMRSELMKEMDQLQQQAGLQREELEAEVQKIREDESFLRDHLSISVKENRRLEMELLDNTEKLMEAQNQITKLQTVVDNITKEKFGDLDPGSADFFLQEERIKQLRSGYEAQYRELQDRIDELQSELQEFHSLGRVHPSCNKPLSEELESKSPGMESDPGIGSEEVQPFSMSLEAEMMLEQLKEQHLQEIEELRNQLESKITEFDKMVEKQRVTHEDQKAAIALKYQQEVQALREEMASVQSQAQALQSQLEQAELERTSLEQTQAEEREELEDLQEEEVGALREQLLQSHIYTADLEEQLKTLEAQQAERDENLASETEELRKQHAIEIKKLEEERVNVLEEERKKLQEETAELEKRLLDDGEREKEQLQQSHEDELKARLEEAKVRFEEERDEIVQRLTEQWQKERAQLDEQNNESLQVLLEEEMLRLVREQEEKESKLREQWESERAQLQERQEEAVLERVLQERSQLQEQFEQRQKRLKEEWEKERLQLEEDYEGMLQERLSEEREKFETEREEEEKRLELLLAEERARLEESHQEAMKLLTVKHTEERDALSSMLDKLREDITQERSEASRLAEENVVLRQKLAALKEEETQEELMQKLVHLKKGNIAAQKEAETFKKQISELLLQSQQLEDENGMLSEKDAQNIAVMENLRQQLAELIEENDRRENFLADEKNELAACVSALEAELTKALEDTAQLEDRNTQLSQQLSGLREKAAGFDSMESQLSHVMEERECADKETLGLRNQLDEAEERVKTAEETLQAVNHQSVRLKSDLRVLQQERDSLKHDVAVLHKQLQNVNDKNHVLERALHSSGLQSKTKKRYRDEMSRLMEQDHQLLRQENERLQAEVHDVKDDLVQSREKVRQLDATVLSLKQHKQQSQASLVKALEQENASLKQELEAKTELTRGREAGQGHSEVEKLQLENEALKTQMARLSTQLLDSFQAQLVELLPPSPHRMPRGQHRGDDQGNMQDERERKMKNMEERMREIELSLHNVKLLLREKVAQLKEQLHKNGKADVLIKDLYVENAQLLKALEITEQRQKITEKKNYLLEEKISSLNKIVRDLNPSPLSSLPYHYTCS, from the exons CGCTGGAACGCTCACGAAGCAAACACAGAGGAATATGAGGCAGAAG GTCAGATGCATCTCTGGAACCCCGATGAGCCGAGCACGCCTCGGGGATCCATCGCTTCCCTGTCGGCCTGTTTAGAGGAGAGACTGCGCGAAGCCTGCGGCGAGCTGGCGATACCGTGGGTCGGATGTGCCGGTCACACTGAACTGCTCGCTCTCTGTGAACACCTGGGCCTGGAG gtgAACATGGACGTGCTCCAGAGTCTAACCGGCGATGGCGTGATGAACGTTCAGGAGTTTGTTTCCAGGGTTGTGAACCAGAACAAACCCCCGACGCCGTCCGCCTCCACCCCCTACAGACAGCTCAAACGACACCACTCCACCCAG CCCTTCGATGAGGGAGGTCGTAGGATCGCCACTCCGTCTGCCCTGACGAGCACCATCGGGATGCGTCTCTTCTCCACCCTTGATGACGGAACCGGTTTCACTCCAGTCGAACACATTCTGGACGCCTGGCTGGAGGAGGGGATCGAAAACAGCACTGAGATCCTGCAG gCTTTGAACTTCGACCTCGATGGAAAACTGAGTCTTGGTGATCTCACCATGGCGCTCGAAAATGAGCTGCTCGTTACTAAGAATGGGATTCACCAGGCGGCACTGGCAAGCTTCAAGGCTGAGATTAGATATCTCTT AGAGCGAGTCGACAGGGAActcagggagaaagagaaaatccGATCGGACCTGGAAAAAGCTGAGAAACTTAAAGCTCAGCTCGCCACTGAGGTGGATGAGCATCACTCTGCGATTGAGCACACGAATAACCTCAATCTCAG GAAGCTTGAACAGGACCACAAAGAGAAGCTAGCAGCGATGCGATCAGAGCTGATGAAGGAGATGgaccagctccagcagcaggcCGGCCTGCAGCGAGAGGAGCTGGAAGCGGAGGTCCAGAAGATCAGGGAGGATGAATCTTTTCTCCGAGAtcacctctccatctctgtgaAG GAAAACAGACGTCTGGAAATGGAGTTGCTGGACAACACTGAAAAACTGATGGAGGCGCAAAACCAGATTACAAAACTCCAGACAGTTGTGGACAACATTACGAAAGAAAAG TTTGGAGACCTGGACCCCGGCAGCGCAGACTTCTTCCTCCAAGAGGAACGGATCAAACAGCTACGTAGCGGCTATGAAGCTCAGTACAGG GAGCTGCAGGATCGTATTGACGAGCTGCAGTCGGAGCTGCAGGAGTTTCACAGTCTCGGACGAGTTCATCCGTCCTGCAACAAACCTCTCTCTGAAGAGCTGGAGAGCAAAAGCCCGGGCATGGAGTCCGATCCAG GTATCGGTTCAGAGGAGGTTCAGCCGTTCAGCATGAGCCTCGAAGCGGAGATGATGTTGGAGCAGCTGAAGGAGCAGCACCTGCAGGAGATAGAGGAATTGCGAAATCAGCTTGAAAGCAAG ATCACCGAATTTGACAAGATGGTAGAAAAGCAGAGGGTGACCCATGAAGACCAGAAGGCTGCTATAGCCCTCAAGTACCAGCAAGAAGTCCAGGCTTTGAGGGAGGAGATGGCCAGCGTCCAGAGCCAGGCGCAGGCCCTCCAGAGCCAGCTCGAGCAGGCGGAGCTGGAGCGGACTAGTCTGGAGCAGACGCAGGCCGAGGAGAGGGAAGAGCTGGAGGatctgcaggaggaggaagtgggagCTCTCAGAGAACAGCTGCTGCAGTCCCACATCTACACCGCAGacctggaggagcagctgaagacCCTCGAAGCCCAGCAGGCAGAGAGGGATGAAAACCTTGCCAGTGAGACGGAGGAGCTGAGGAAACAACACGCCATTGAGATTAAGAAACTGGAAGAGGAGCGTGTAAACGTtctggaagaggagaggaagaaactgCAGGAAGAAACGGCAGAGTTGGAGAAGAGATTGTTAGATGACggtgagagggagaaggaacAGCTGCAGCAAAGCCATGAGGATGAACTGAAGGCCAGACTAGAAGAGGCAAAGGTGAGGTTTGAGGAAGAGCGTGATGAGATCGTACAGAGGCTGACAGAGCAGTGGCAGAAAGAGAGGGCTCAGCTGGATGAGCAGAATAATGAGTCTCTGcaggtgctgctggaggaggagatgttgAGACTTGTCAGGGAacaagaagagaaggagagcaAGCTGAGGGAGCAGTGGGAGAGCGAACGAGCTCAGCTTCAGGAGCGTCAGGAGGAGGCCGTGCTGGAGAGGGTGCTGCAAGAACGGTCACAGTTACAGGAGCAGTTTGagcagaggcagaaaaggctGAAGGAGGAGTGGGAGAAGGAGagactgcagctggaggaggattACGAGGGGATGCTCCAGGAGAGGCTGAGCGAGGAGAGGGAGAAGTttgagacggagagagaggaggaggagaagaggctggagtTATTACTGGCAGAGGAGAGGGCTCGGCTGGAGGAGAGCCACCAGGAGGCGATGAAGCTGCTGACCGTCAAACACACCGAAGAGAGGGACGCTCTCAGCAGCATGCTGGACAAACTACGAGAGGACATCACTCAGGAGAG ATCTGAGGCCAGTCGTCTCGCTGAAGAAAACGTCGTCCTCAGGCAGAAGCTTGCTGcgttgaaggaggaggagacacaggaagaGTTGAT GCAAAAATTGGTGCACTTAAAGAAGGGGAATATCGCAGCTCAGAAGGAAGCGGAGACTTTCAAGAAACAG atTTCAGAGCTGCTTCTGCAGAGccagcagctggaggacgagAACGGGATGCTGTCGGAGAAAGACGCCCAAAACATCGCTGTCATGGAGAATCTACGACAGCAGCTGGCAGAGCTGATAGAGGAAAACGACAGGAGGGAGAACTTCCTCGCTGACGAGAAAAACGAG CTGGCAgcttgtgtctctgctctggAGGCAGAGCTGACCAAAGCTCTGGAGGACACGGCACAGCTGGAGGACAGGAATACCCAGCTGTCGCAGCAGCTCTCTGGCCTCAGAGAGAAG GCTGCCGGCTTCGACTCGATGGAGAGTCAGCTCAGCCACGTGATGGAGGAGCGGGAGTGTGCGGATAAGGAGACTCTGGGCCTCCGCAACCAGCTAGACGAAGCTGAAGAGAGG gTGAAGACGGCGGAAGAAACTCTCCAGGCTGTGAACCATCAAAGCGTCCGTCTCAAGTCGGACCTCCGTGTTCTGCAGCAGGAGAGGGACTCCCTCAAACATGACGTCGCGGTGCtacacaaacagctgcaaaatGTCAATGATAAA aaccatGTCTTGGAGAGGGCCCTGCACTCGAGCGGCCTCCAGAGTAAGACCAAGAAGCGTTACAGAGACGAGATGTCTCGGCTGATGGAGCAGGATCACCAGCTGCTGAGGCAGGAGAACGAGCGGCTTCAGGCAGAAGTGCACGACGTCAAAGACGACCTGGTGCAGTCCAGAGAAAAG GTCCGTCAGCTCGATGCTACCGTCCTGTCCCTGaagcagcacaaacagcagagtCAGGCCTCCCTGGTGAAGGCCTTGGAGCAGGAGAACGCCTCCCTGAAGCAGGAGCTCGAGGCAAAGACAGAACTCACCAGG ggccGTGAAGCAGGACAAGGACACTCGGAGGTGGAGAAACTTCAACTAGAGAACGAGGCACTCAAAACCCAAATGGCTCGACTGTCCACACAGCTGCTAGAT TCATTTCAGGCTCAGCTGGTCGAACTTCTGCCTCCATCGCCTCACAGGATGCCCAGGGGACAGCACCGTGGTGACGATCAGGGCAACATGCAG GacgagagggagaggaagatgaagaacaTGGAGGAGCGTATGAGGGAGATCGAGCTGTCGCTGCACAACGTCAAACTGCTGCTCAGAGAGAAAGTCGCTCAGCTGAAAGAACAG CTGCACAAGAACGGCAAAGCGGACGTGCTGATCAAAGACCTGTACGTGGAGAACGCCCAGCTGCTGAAAGCTCTGGAGATCACCGAGCAGCGGCAGAAAATCACGGAGAAGAAGAACTacctgctggaggagaagatCTCCAGCCTGAACAAGATCGTGCGTGACCTGAACCCCTCGCCCCTCTCCTCGCTGCCCTACCACTACACGTGCTCATAA
- the nin gene encoding ninein isoform X1: MDDAQEQDQYEERLKEVFNSFDASGCGSLCPEELSDLCLSLHLDDATPALLQTLLQNQDRLTARVDFDQFKNALILVLSSTIEPPQEEQETVSTRESPEIQPKFVKGSKRYGRRSTPEFIEPISDLSEVRTANPEEREDLEDNYDSAVPRKRERWNAHEANTEEYEAEGQMHLWNPDEPSTPRGSIASLSACLEERLREACGELAIPWVGCAGHTELLALCEHLGLEVNMDVLQSLTGDGVMNVQEFVSRVVNQNKPPTPSASTPYRQLKRHHSTQPFDEGGRRIATPSALTSTIGMRLFSTLDDGTGFTPVEHILDAWLEEGIENSTEILQALNFDLDGKLSLGDLTMALENELLVTKNGIHQAALASFKAEIRYLLERVDRELREKEKIRSDLEKAEKLKAQLATEVDEHHSAIEHTNNLNLRKLEQDHKEKLAAMRSELMKEMDQLQQQAGLQREELEAEVQKIREDESFLRDHLSISVKENRRLEMELLDNTEKLMEAQNQITKLQTVVDNITKEKFGDLDPGSADFFLQEERIKQLRSGYEAQYRELQDRIDELQSELQEFHSLGRVHPSCNKPLSEELESKSPGMESDPGIGSEEVQPFSMSLEAEMMLEQLKEQHLQEIEELRNQLESKITEFDKMVEKQRVTHEDQKAAIALKYQQEVQALREEMASVQSQAQALQSQLEQAELERTSLEQTQAEEREELEDLQEEEVGALREQLLQSHIYTADLEEQLKTLEAQQAERDENLASETEELRKQHAIEIKKLEEERVNVLEEERKKLQEETAELEKRLLDDGEREKEQLQQSHEDELKARLEEAKVRFEEERDEIVQRLTEQWQKERAQLDEQNNESLQVLLEEEMLRLVREQEEKESKLREQWESERAQLQEQRSQLQEQFEQRQKRLKEEWEKERLQLEEDYEGMLQERLSEEREKFETEREEEEKRLELLLAEERARLEESHQEAMKLLTVKHTEERDALSSMLDKLREDITQERSDIEISFSQRIKEVEDRFSGDQESVAKRFQADVLKLEQHYQSELKALSESHVKQKLLWEAQLQEALENAEEQRRKMEEGMEQERESLDQQRKTEQHELESLHKEEVEELVRKNQQLQNELDELISRAQTKEIELSRQLNDLHNRLQESLETRDELLAQSEKKALEVELLLNQTVEDFKQEREELLSSQSELEAKNNELLSISEKQISERIELLTECDDLKMKIEELEMLLKQAAVDFELERKELREHVSTLEEKFKDNPENEREEFIEERDMLKIRIKELEMELSRVLSSAVKAEEESCLVPPEICLNDDVILVPDVDVEMITEDPDAVDGGSDEHVGCCSAEIRRGDPDDNNSNIVSKIQTVSPEMPCDAASSLEAFEGEDAVDVGEKKAALASCEEENKPQAADNEGRYREDEPCHETVVDPSVLEEMADPDELSLVDAEVTCLAENSHSCEQEDELVSDSDCERLTADIKDDYLETPDDDWEDREYSLLKLQALYNTATEENILLHEKISLLQQKTEILENLLAHNSEKIKTGHQILEENYSLKVNMLLLMEHVKELQMKVLKTTELQIRYEDCMCENAKLKDQNGELERRVWSLEGKMNIFLDFQDHSKISLADDISRMRGESSKLSELFSELERQQSPAEESLLDQLEVKVQAATHLGDRCDEFEKGNTSLRRAITELQDKSQTLNETTQAHRSEASRLAEENVVLRQKLAALKEEETQEELMQKLVHLKKGNIAAQKEAETFKKQISELLLQSQQLEDENGMLSEKDAQNIAVMENLRQQLAELIEENDRRENFLADEKNELAACVSALEAELTKALEDTAQLEDRNTQLSQQLSGLREKAAGFDSMESQLSHVMEERECADKETLGLRNQLDEAEERVKTAEETLQAVNHQSVRLKSDLRVLQQERDSLKHDVAVLHKQLQNVNDKNHVLERALHSSGLQSKTKKRYRDEMSRLMEQDHQLLRQENERLQAEVHDVKDDLVQSREKVRQLDATVLSLKQHKQQSQASLVKALEQENASLKQELEAKTELTRGREAGQGHSEVEKLQLENEALKTQMARLSTQLLDSFQAQLVELLPPSPHRMPRGQHRGDDQGNMQDERERKMKNMEERMREIELSLHNVKLLLREKVAQLKEQLHKNGKADVLIKDLYVENAQLLKALEITEQRQKITEKKNYLLEEKISSLNKIVRDLNPSPLSSLPYHYTCS, encoded by the exons CGCTGGAACGCTCACGAAGCAAACACAGAGGAATATGAGGCAGAAG GTCAGATGCATCTCTGGAACCCCGATGAGCCGAGCACGCCTCGGGGATCCATCGCTTCCCTGTCGGCCTGTTTAGAGGAGAGACTGCGCGAAGCCTGCGGCGAGCTGGCGATACCGTGGGTCGGATGTGCCGGTCACACTGAACTGCTCGCTCTCTGTGAACACCTGGGCCTGGAG gtgAACATGGACGTGCTCCAGAGTCTAACCGGCGATGGCGTGATGAACGTTCAGGAGTTTGTTTCCAGGGTTGTGAACCAGAACAAACCCCCGACGCCGTCCGCCTCCACCCCCTACAGACAGCTCAAACGACACCACTCCACCCAG CCCTTCGATGAGGGAGGTCGTAGGATCGCCACTCCGTCTGCCCTGACGAGCACCATCGGGATGCGTCTCTTCTCCACCCTTGATGACGGAACCGGTTTCACTCCAGTCGAACACATTCTGGACGCCTGGCTGGAGGAGGGGATCGAAAACAGCACTGAGATCCTGCAG gCTTTGAACTTCGACCTCGATGGAAAACTGAGTCTTGGTGATCTCACCATGGCGCTCGAAAATGAGCTGCTCGTTACTAAGAATGGGATTCACCAGGCGGCACTGGCAAGCTTCAAGGCTGAGATTAGATATCTCTT AGAGCGAGTCGACAGGGAActcagggagaaagagaaaatccGATCGGACCTGGAAAAAGCTGAGAAACTTAAAGCTCAGCTCGCCACTGAGGTGGATGAGCATCACTCTGCGATTGAGCACACGAATAACCTCAATCTCAG GAAGCTTGAACAGGACCACAAAGAGAAGCTAGCAGCGATGCGATCAGAGCTGATGAAGGAGATGgaccagctccagcagcaggcCGGCCTGCAGCGAGAGGAGCTGGAAGCGGAGGTCCAGAAGATCAGGGAGGATGAATCTTTTCTCCGAGAtcacctctccatctctgtgaAG GAAAACAGACGTCTGGAAATGGAGTTGCTGGACAACACTGAAAAACTGATGGAGGCGCAAAACCAGATTACAAAACTCCAGACAGTTGTGGACAACATTACGAAAGAAAAG TTTGGAGACCTGGACCCCGGCAGCGCAGACTTCTTCCTCCAAGAGGAACGGATCAAACAGCTACGTAGCGGCTATGAAGCTCAGTACAGG GAGCTGCAGGATCGTATTGACGAGCTGCAGTCGGAGCTGCAGGAGTTTCACAGTCTCGGACGAGTTCATCCGTCCTGCAACAAACCTCTCTCTGAAGAGCTGGAGAGCAAAAGCCCGGGCATGGAGTCCGATCCAG GTATCGGTTCAGAGGAGGTTCAGCCGTTCAGCATGAGCCTCGAAGCGGAGATGATGTTGGAGCAGCTGAAGGAGCAGCACCTGCAGGAGATAGAGGAATTGCGAAATCAGCTTGAAAGCAAG ATCACCGAATTTGACAAGATGGTAGAAAAGCAGAGGGTGACCCATGAAGACCAGAAGGCTGCTATAGCCCTCAAGTACCAGCAAGAAGTCCAGGCTTTGAGGGAGGAGATGGCCAGCGTCCAGAGCCAGGCGCAGGCCCTCCAGAGCCAGCTCGAGCAGGCGGAGCTGGAGCGGACTAGTCTGGAGCAGACGCAGGCCGAGGAGAGGGAAGAGCTGGAGGatctgcaggaggaggaagtgggagCTCTCAGAGAACAGCTGCTGCAGTCCCACATCTACACCGCAGacctggaggagcagctgaagacCCTCGAAGCCCAGCAGGCAGAGAGGGATGAAAACCTTGCCAGTGAGACGGAGGAGCTGAGGAAACAACACGCCATTGAGATTAAGAAACTGGAAGAGGAGCGTGTAAACGTtctggaagaggagaggaagaaactgCAGGAAGAAACGGCAGAGTTGGAGAAGAGATTGTTAGATGACggtgagagggagaaggaacAGCTGCAGCAAAGCCATGAGGATGAACTGAAGGCCAGACTAGAAGAGGCAAAGGTGAGGTTTGAGGAAGAGCGTGATGAGATCGTACAGAGGCTGACAGAGCAGTGGCAGAAAGAGAGGGCTCAGCTGGATGAGCAGAATAATGAGTCTCTGcaggtgctgctggaggaggagatgttgAGACTTGTCAGGGAacaagaagagaaggagagcaAGCTGAGGGAGCAGTGGGAGAGCGAACGAGCTCAGCTTCAGGAGC AACGGTCACAGTTACAGGAGCAGTTTGagcagaggcagaaaaggctGAAGGAGGAGTGGGAGAAGGAGagactgcagctggaggaggattACGAGGGGATGCTCCAGGAGAGGCTGAGCGAGGAGAGGGAGAAGTttgagacggagagagaggaggaggagaagaggctggagtTATTACTGGCAGAGGAGAGGGCTCGGCTGGAGGAGAGCCACCAGGAGGCGATGAAGCTGCTGACCGTCAAACACACCGAAGAGAGGGACGCTCTCAGCAGCATGCTGGACAAACTACGAGAGGACATCACTCAGGAGAG GAGCGACATCGAGATCAGCTTCTCCCAGAGAATCAAGGAGGTGGAAGATCGTTTCTCAGGTGATCAAGAATCTGTTGCGAAGCGTTTTCAGGCCGATGTTTTGAAACTTGAACAGCACTACCAAAGCGAGCTGAAGGCCCTTTCTGAAAGCCACGTCAAGCAGAAGCTCCTCTGGGAGGCTCAGCTACAGGAGGCCCTCGAGAACGCTGAGGAGCAAAGAAGAAAGATGGAGGAGGGGATggagcaagaaagagagagtctGGATCAGCAGCGGAAGACGGAACAGCACGAGCTAGAAAGTCTTCACaaagaggaagtggaagaaCTTGTGAGGAAAAACCAGCAACTGCAAAATGAATTAGACGAGTTGATCAGCAGGGCTCAGACTAAAGAGATCGAGCTGAGTAGGCAGCTGAACGACCTCCATAACCGGCTTCAGGAGAGCCTGGAAACCAGAGATGAGCTTCTCGCTCAGTCTGAGAAGAAGGCGCTCGAGGTGGAGCTCCTGCTGAATCAAACCGTGGAGGATTTCAAACAGGAGAGGGAAGAGCTTCTGAGCAGCCAGTCAGAGCTCGAGGCGAAAAACAACGAGCTGCTGTCCATTTCTGAGAAGCAGATCAGCGAGAGGATCGAGCTGCTGACGGAGTGCGATGATTTGAAGATGAAGATCGAGGAGCTGGAGATGCTGCTTAAACAGGCGGCGGTGGACTTTGAGCTCGAGCGGAAGGAGCTACGGGAACATGTATCCACTCTTGAGGAGAAGTTTAAAGATAATccagagaatgagagagaagagTTCATAGAAGAGAGAGATATGCTGAAGATCAGAATTAAAGAGCTGGAGATGGAGTTGAGTCGGGTTTTGTCTTCTGCAGTAAAGGCTGAGGAGGAGTCGTGTCTTGTACCCCCTGAAATCTGTCTCAATGATGATGTTATCCTTGTTCCAGATGTGGATGTAGAGATGATAACGGAGGACCCTGATGCTGTGGATGGAGGTTCCGACGAACATG TCGGCTGTTGTTCTGCAGAAATTAGACGTGGTGACCCAGATGACAATAATTCAAATATTGTATCCAAAATCCAAACCGTTTCCCCAGAGATGCCATGTGATGCCGCCTCGTCCCTCGAGGCGTTCGAAGGTGAAGATGCCGTTGATGTTGGTGAGAAAAAAGCAGCTCTCGCATCAtgtgaggaggaaaacaaacctCAAGCTGCGGACAATGAAGGCCGTTACCGTGAAGATGAGCCGTGTCATGAGACTGTGGTTGATCCCTCAGTGCTGGAGGAGATGGCTGACCCCGATGAGCTGTCTCTAGTGGATGCTGAGGTTACTTGTTTAGCAGAAAACTCTCACAGCTGTGAACAAGAGGATGAACTTGTGTCCGACTCAGACTGCGAACGTTTAACCGCCGATATAAAGGATGATTATCTGGAAACTCCGGATGACGATTGGGAGGACAGAGAATATTCTCTCCTGAAGCTTCAGGCTTTGTATAACACCGCAACGGAGGAGAACATCCTCCTGCATGAGAAGATCTCTCTGCTTCAACAGAAGACGGAAATATTAGAGAATCTTCTGGCTCATAACAGTGAAAAGATCAAAACCGGCCATCAGATATTAGAGGAGAACTACAGCCTCAAAGTTAACATGCTTCTCCTGATGGAGCACGTCAAAGAGCTGCAGATGAAGGTCTTAAAGACGACAGAGCTTCAGATTAGATATGAAGattgcatgtgtgaaaatgccAAACTGAAAGACCAAAACGGTGAACTTGAAAGGAGAGTTTGGAGCCTCGAAGGAAAGATGAATATCTTTCTCGATTTCCAAGATCATTCCAAGATTTCGCTGGCGGATGATATCAGCAGGATGCGAGGAGAGAGCAGTAAGCTCTCCGAGTTGTTCAGTGAACTGGAGAGGCAGCAGAGCCCCGCAGAAGAGTCTCTTCTGGATCAGCTGGAGGTTAAAGTTCAAGCGGCAACCCATCTGGGGGACCGCTGTGACGAGTTTGAGAAGGGGAACACCAGCCTTCGCCGAGCCATCACAGAGCTACAGGACAAGTCGCAGACACTAAATGAAACGACGCAGGCTCATAG ATCTGAGGCCAGTCGTCTCGCTGAAGAAAACGTCGTCCTCAGGCAGAAGCTTGCTGcgttgaaggaggaggagacacaggaagaGTTGAT GCAAAAATTGGTGCACTTAAAGAAGGGGAATATCGCAGCTCAGAAGGAAGCGGAGACTTTCAAGAAACAG atTTCAGAGCTGCTTCTGCAGAGccagcagctggaggacgagAACGGGATGCTGTCGGAGAAAGACGCCCAAAACATCGCTGTCATGGAGAATCTACGACAGCAGCTGGCAGAGCTGATAGAGGAAAACGACAGGAGGGAGAACTTCCTCGCTGACGAGAAAAACGAG CTGGCAgcttgtgtctctgctctggAGGCAGAGCTGACCAAAGCTCTGGAGGACACGGCACAGCTGGAGGACAGGAATACCCAGCTGTCGCAGCAGCTCTCTGGCCTCAGAGAGAAG GCTGCCGGCTTCGACTCGATGGAGAGTCAGCTCAGCCACGTGATGGAGGAGCGGGAGTGTGCGGATAAGGAGACTCTGGGCCTCCGCAACCAGCTAGACGAAGCTGAAGAGAGG gTGAAGACGGCGGAAGAAACTCTCCAGGCTGTGAACCATCAAAGCGTCCGTCTCAAGTCGGACCTCCGTGTTCTGCAGCAGGAGAGGGACTCCCTCAAACATGACGTCGCGGTGCtacacaaacagctgcaaaatGTCAATGATAAA aaccatGTCTTGGAGAGGGCCCTGCACTCGAGCGGCCTCCAGAGTAAGACCAAGAAGCGTTACAGAGACGAGATGTCTCGGCTGATGGAGCAGGATCACCAGCTGCTGAGGCAGGAGAACGAGCGGCTTCAGGCAGAAGTGCACGACGTCAAAGACGACCTGGTGCAGTCCAGAGAAAAG GTCCGTCAGCTCGATGCTACCGTCCTGTCCCTGaagcagcacaaacagcagagtCAGGCCTCCCTGGTGAAGGCCTTGGAGCAGGAGAACGCCTCCCTGAAGCAGGAGCTCGAGGCAAAGACAGAACTCACCAGG ggccGTGAAGCAGGACAAGGACACTCGGAGGTGGAGAAACTTCAACTAGAGAACGAGGCACTCAAAACCCAAATGGCTCGACTGTCCACACAGCTGCTAGAT TCATTTCAGGCTCAGCTGGTCGAACTTCTGCCTCCATCGCCTCACAGGATGCCCAGGGGACAGCACCGTGGTGACGATCAGGGCAACATGCAG GacgagagggagaggaagatgaagaacaTGGAGGAGCGTATGAGGGAGATCGAGCTGTCGCTGCACAACGTCAAACTGCTGCTCAGAGAGAAAGTCGCTCAGCTGAAAGAACAG CTGCACAAGAACGGCAAAGCGGACGTGCTGATCAAAGACCTGTACGTGGAGAACGCCCAGCTGCTGAAAGCTCTGGAGATCACCGAGCAGCGGCAGAAAATCACGGAGAAGAAGAACTacctgctggaggagaagatCTCCAGCCTGAACAAGATCGTGCGTGACCTGAACCCCTCGCCCCTCTCCTCGCTGCCCTACCACTACACGTGCTCATAA